Proteins encoded together in one Rhinopithecus roxellana isolate Shanxi Qingling chromosome 3, ASM756505v1, whole genome shotgun sequence window:
- the DNAJC21 gene encoding dnaJ homolog subfamily C member 21 isoform X2 has protein sequence MKCHYEALGVRRDASEEELKKAYRKLALKWHPDKNLDNAAEAAEQFKLIQAAYDVLSDPQERAWYDNHREALLKGGLDGEYQDDSLDLLHYFTVTCYSGYGDDEKGFYTVYRNVFEMIAKEELESVLEEEVDDFPTFGDSQSDYDTVVHPFYAYWQSFCTQKNFAWKEEYDTRQASNRWEKRAMEKENKKVRDKARKEKNELVRQLVAFIRKRDKRVQAHRKLVEEQNAEKARKAEEMRRQQKLKQAKLAEQYREQSWMTMANLEKELQEMEARYEKEFGDGSDESEVKEHELKDGEDGKNSDEAEDTELYDELYCPACDKSFKTEKALSKKQKKKKQKPAQNYDDNFNVNGTGEGVKLDPEDTNLNQDGTKELEDSPQENVSVTEIIKPCDDPKSETKSVPKPKGKKTKDMKKPVKVPAEPQAMSDVLISCTTCHSEFPSRNKLFDHLKATGHARAPSSSSLNSATSSRSKKEKRKNR, from the exons ATGAAGTGTCACTATGAGGCGCTGGGGGTGCGGCGCGACGCCAGCGAGGAGGAGCTCAAGAAGGCCTATCGGAAGCTGGCCCTGAAATGGCACCCGG ATAAAAATCTGGATAATGCCGCAGAAGCAGCTGAACAATTTAAATTAATCCAGGCAGCGTATGACGTGTTGAGTGACCCTCAGGAAAGAGCATG gtatGATAATCATAGAGAGGCCCTACTTAAAGGTGGGCTTGATGGCGAATATCAAGATGACAGCTTAGATTTGCTACACTATTTCACCGTTACCTGTTATTCTGGTTATGGAGATGATGAAAAG GGCTTTTACACGGTGTATCGTAATGTTTTTGAAATGATTGCCAAGGAAGAACTAGAATCTGTGTTAGAGGAAGAGGTTGATGATTTCCCAACTTTTGGAGACTCCCAGAGTGATTATGATACg GTAGTCCATCCTTTCTACGCTTATTGGCAGAGTTTCTGCACTCAAAAGAATTTTGCATGGAAGGAAGAATATGATACACGACAAGCTTCAAACCGCTGGGAAAAACGAgccatggaaaaagaaaacaaaaaggttcgggacaaagcaaggaaagagaagaatgagcTTGTCCGTCAGCTGGTAGCTTTCATTCGTAAAAGAGATAAAAGAGTGCAGGCTCATCGAAAACTTGTGGAAGAACAGAAtgcagaaaaggcaaggaaagccGAAGAGATGAGGCGGCAGCAGAAGCTAAAGCAGGCCAA ACTGGCGGAGCAGTACAGAGAACAGAGCTGGATGACTATGGCGAATTTGGAGAAGGAgctccaggagatggaggcacGGTACGAGAAGGAGTTTGGAGATGGGTCGGATGAAAGCGAAGTGAAAGAACATGAACTCAAAGATGGGGAGGAtg GTAAAAACAGTGATGAGGCTGAGGACACTGAGCTCTATGATGAGCTCTACTGCCCAGCATGTGACAAATCGTTCAAGACAGAAAAGGc GCTttctaaaaaacagaagaaaaagaaacagaaaccagCACAG AATTATGATGACAATTTCAATGTAAATGGAACTGGAGAAGGAGTAAAGCTTGATCCAGAAGATACTAACTTAAATCAAGACGGTACCAAAGAATTGGAAGATAGTCCCCAGGAAAATGTCAGTGTCACAGAGATCATTAAACCATGTGATGATCCAAAAAGTGAAACTAAAAG tgTTCCTAaacccaaaggaaagaaaaccaaagataTGAAAAAACCTGTCAAAGTACCTGCTGAACCACAAGCAATG AGTGATGTTCTAATCAGCTGTACAACCTGCCATAGTGAATTTCCATCCCGGAATAAACTTTTTGACCATCTAAAGGCCACAGGTCATGCAAGAGCACCTTCATCATCATCTTTAAACAGTGCAACAAGTAGtcgaagcaagaaagagaaacgtAAAAACAGATAG
- the DNAJC21 gene encoding dnaJ homolog subfamily C member 21 isoform X1, protein MKCHYEALGVRRDASEEELKKAYRKLALKWHPDKNLDNAAEAAEQFKLIQAAYDVLSDPQERAWYDNHREALLKGGLDGEYQDDSLDLLHYFTVTCYSGYGDDEKGFYTVYRNVFEMIAKEELESVLEEEVDDFPTFGDSQSDYDTVVHPFYAYWQSFCTQKNFAWKEEYDTRQASNRWEKRAMEKENKKVRDKARKEKNELVRQLVAFIRKRDKRVQAHRKLVEEQNAEKARKAEEMRRQQKLKQAKLAEQYREQSWMTMANLEKELQEMEARYEKEFGDGSDESEVKEHELKDGEDGKNSDEAEDTELYDELYCPACDKSFKTEKAMKNHERSKKHREMVALLKQQLEEEEENFSRPQIDEYPLDDSSEEEMEDAPKQKLSKKQKKKKQKPAQNYDDNFNVNGTGEGVKLDPEDTNLNQDGTKELEDSPQENVSVTEIIKPCDDPKSETKSVPKPKGKKTKDMKKPVKVPAEPQAMSDVLISCTTCHSEFPSRNKLFDHLKATGHARAPSSSSLNSATSSRSKKEKRKNR, encoded by the exons ATGAAGTGTCACTATGAGGCGCTGGGGGTGCGGCGCGACGCCAGCGAGGAGGAGCTCAAGAAGGCCTATCGGAAGCTGGCCCTGAAATGGCACCCGG ATAAAAATCTGGATAATGCCGCAGAAGCAGCTGAACAATTTAAATTAATCCAGGCAGCGTATGACGTGTTGAGTGACCCTCAGGAAAGAGCATG gtatGATAATCATAGAGAGGCCCTACTTAAAGGTGGGCTTGATGGCGAATATCAAGATGACAGCTTAGATTTGCTACACTATTTCACCGTTACCTGTTATTCTGGTTATGGAGATGATGAAAAG GGCTTTTACACGGTGTATCGTAATGTTTTTGAAATGATTGCCAAGGAAGAACTAGAATCTGTGTTAGAGGAAGAGGTTGATGATTTCCCAACTTTTGGAGACTCCCAGAGTGATTATGATACg GTAGTCCATCCTTTCTACGCTTATTGGCAGAGTTTCTGCACTCAAAAGAATTTTGCATGGAAGGAAGAATATGATACACGACAAGCTTCAAACCGCTGGGAAAAACGAgccatggaaaaagaaaacaaaaaggttcgggacaaagcaaggaaagagaagaatgagcTTGTCCGTCAGCTGGTAGCTTTCATTCGTAAAAGAGATAAAAGAGTGCAGGCTCATCGAAAACTTGTGGAAGAACAGAAtgcagaaaaggcaaggaaagccGAAGAGATGAGGCGGCAGCAGAAGCTAAAGCAGGCCAA ACTGGCGGAGCAGTACAGAGAACAGAGCTGGATGACTATGGCGAATTTGGAGAAGGAgctccaggagatggaggcacGGTACGAGAAGGAGTTTGGAGATGGGTCGGATGAAAGCGAAGTGAAAGAACATGAACTCAAAGATGGGGAGGAtg GTAAAAACAGTGATGAGGCTGAGGACACTGAGCTCTATGATGAGCTCTACTGCCCAGCATGTGACAAATCGTTCAAGACAGAAAAGGc CATGAAAAATCACGAGAGGTCAAAGAAGCATCGGGAAATGGTGGCCTTGCTAAAACaacagctggaggaggaggaagaaaattttTCAAGACCTCAAATTGATGAATATCCATTAGATGACAGTTCTGAGGAAGAAATGGAAGATGCACCAAAACAAAA GCTttctaaaaaacagaagaaaaagaaacagaaaccagCACAG AATTATGATGACAATTTCAATGTAAATGGAACTGGAGAAGGAGTAAAGCTTGATCCAGAAGATACTAACTTAAATCAAGACGGTACCAAAGAATTGGAAGATAGTCCCCAGGAAAATGTCAGTGTCACAGAGATCATTAAACCATGTGATGATCCAAAAAGTGAAACTAAAAG tgTTCCTAaacccaaaggaaagaaaaccaaagataTGAAAAAACCTGTCAAAGTACCTGCTGAACCACAAGCAATG AGTGATGTTCTAATCAGCTGTACAACCTGCCATAGTGAATTTCCATCCCGGAATAAACTTTTTGACCATCTAAAGGCCACAGGTCATGCAAGAGCACCTTCATCATCATCTTTAAACAGTGCAACAAGTAGtcgaagcaagaaagagaaacgtAAAAACAGATAG